From the Sphingomonas aliaeris genome, one window contains:
- a CDS encoding BLUF domain-containing protein produces MTSQTQPLTQLLYVSTSNPSGAKIDLPKIVEQSRHNNALDGVSGLLWSDGKRFLQVLEGPAESVSTTFDRIKGDTRHHAIVVLHQRAITEREFGTWTMAQRRADDTADDFDAKMQRLLRNASDTVRGTFLGLIAARA; encoded by the coding sequence ATGACTTCACAGACCCAGCCGCTGACGCAACTGCTTTACGTCAGCACCAGCAATCCTTCCGGGGCGAAGATCGACCTGCCCAAGATCGTCGAGCAATCGCGGCACAACAACGCGTTGGACGGCGTTAGCGGTCTGTTGTGGAGTGATGGGAAACGTTTCCTGCAAGTGCTTGAAGGACCAGCGGAAAGCGTCTCGACGACGTTCGACCGGATCAAGGGCGACACGCGGCACCATGCGATCGTCGTGCTGCACCAGCGCGCGATTACGGAACGGGAATTCGGAACCTGGACGATGGCGCAACGCCGGGCCGACGACACGGCGGACGACTTCGACGCGAAGATGCAGCGGCTGCTGCGTAATGCGTCGGATACGGTTCGCGGCACGTTTCTCGGGCTGATTGCCGCGCGGGCCTGA
- the leuA gene encoding 2-isopropylmalate synthase produces MLRDPSVKYRPFPQIDLPDRQWPSRTITQPPRWLSTDLRDGNQALIDPMDAEKKTRLFDLLCKVGLKEIEVGFPSAGATEFDFISGLVRTRRIPDDVTIQVLTQSRRDLIEKSFESLKGAPRAIVHLYNAVSPAWRKIVFGMTRDEVRGIAIEGAKILRDCAAAQSDTDWTFEYSPETFSTAELDFSVDVCAAVMDVLQPTPDKPIIFNLPATVECATPNIYADQIEWFGRNIPNRDSVVISLHTHNDRGTGVAAAELGMMAGADRVEGCLLGNGERTGNCDLVTVALNMYTQGVDSKLDFSDIDEIVNTINYCTNIPVHPRTPYAGDLVFTAFSGSHQDAIKKGFSAQAGRNDELWEVPYLPIDPADLGRSYEAVIRVNSQSGKGGVAWVLEQDKGLKLPKRLQADFSRYVQAYADETSRELNAADIWQVFERTYLARDADRFALVDYEESGTAGQRLFVGRVSVDGQERSISGRGNGLISGVIAALGDSTGPLLDVVDYSEHAIGHGADAQAAAYVECRTAEGKTVFGVGLDTDIATASVRAVLSAANRA; encoded by the coding sequence ATGCTGCGTGATCCTTCCGTTAAATACCGCCCCTTCCCCCAGATCGACCTGCCCGACCGACAATGGCCGTCAAGGACGATCACGCAGCCGCCCCGCTGGCTGTCCACCGATCTGCGCGACGGCAATCAGGCGCTGATCGATCCGATGGATGCCGAGAAGAAGACGCGTCTGTTCGATCTGCTCTGCAAGGTCGGATTGAAGGAGATCGAGGTCGGCTTCCCGAGCGCGGGCGCGACCGAATTCGACTTCATTTCCGGTCTCGTCCGAACAAGGCGCATCCCCGACGACGTGACGATACAGGTCCTTACGCAATCCCGCCGCGACCTGATCGAGAAGAGCTTCGAGAGCCTGAAAGGTGCCCCGCGCGCGATCGTCCATCTGTACAACGCCGTCAGCCCGGCGTGGCGCAAGATCGTCTTCGGCATGACGCGCGACGAGGTTCGCGGCATCGCGATCGAAGGCGCGAAGATTCTGCGCGACTGTGCTGCCGCGCAGTCGGATACCGACTGGACGTTCGAATATTCGCCCGAGACCTTCTCTACCGCCGAACTCGATTTTTCGGTCGATGTCTGCGCCGCGGTGATGGACGTTCTGCAACCGACGCCGGACAAGCCGATCATCTTCAATCTGCCCGCGACCGTCGAATGCGCGACGCCCAACATCTACGCGGACCAGATCGAATGGTTCGGGCGCAACATTCCAAATCGCGACAGCGTCGTGATTTCGCTCCACACCCACAATGATCGCGGCACCGGCGTCGCCGCGGCGGAACTGGGCATGATGGCGGGCGCGGACCGTGTCGAGGGCTGTTTACTGGGTAACGGCGAGCGGACCGGCAATTGCGATCTCGTCACAGTTGCGCTGAACATGTACACTCAAGGCGTTGATTCTAAACTTGATTTTTCCGATATCGATGAGATCGTCAATACGATCAACTATTGCACCAACATCCCGGTACACCCTCGGACGCCCTATGCCGGCGATCTGGTCTTCACCGCCTTCTCCGGCAGTCATCAGGACGCGATCAAAAAGGGATTTTCGGCGCAGGCCGGCCGTAACGACGAGTTGTGGGAAGTCCCCTATCTGCCGATCGACCCCGCCGATCTCGGCCGCAGCTACGAAGCGGTCATCCGCGTCAACTCGCAATCGGGCAAAGGCGGCGTCGCCTGGGTATTGGAACAGGACAAGGGCCTGAAGCTGCCCAAGCGCCTGCAGGCCGATTTCAGCCGCTACGTTCAGGCCTATGCCGACGAGACCAGCCGCGAACTGAACGCCGCCGACATCTGGCAGGTGTTCGAACGCACCTATCTCGCGCGCGACGCCGATCGCTTCGCGCTGGTCGACTATGAGGAAAGCGGCACCGCCGGACAGCGCCTGTTCGTCGGCCGGGTCTCGGTCGATGGACAGGAACGGTCGATCTCGGGCCGCGGCAACGGACTGATCTCCGGCGTCATCGCGGCCCTGGGCGACAGCACCGGCCCGTTGCTCGACGTGGTGGATTACAGCGAACACGCGATCGGCCACGGCGCCGACGCGCAGGCCGCCGCCTATGTCGAATGCCGCACCGCGGAGGGCAAGACGGTCTTCGGCGTAGGCTTGGACACAGACATAGCCACCGCCAGCGTCCGCGCGGTCCTGAGCGCCGCAAACCGAGCTTGA
- a CDS encoding dihydroneopterin aldolase — MPEFTTILDRLAVMIRLGIHDFEAEPQRVIVSVEMTVDYPEPLRDDTIEQVLDYDFVRERIVALAAERRFALQETLCETVAGLCLADARVRRVKVRTMKTDVYPDARIGCEIVRVSEP, encoded by the coding sequence GTGCCTGAATTCACCACGATCCTCGACAGGCTGGCGGTGATGATCCGGCTGGGAATCCACGACTTCGAAGCCGAGCCGCAGCGCGTGATCGTGTCTGTCGAGATGACCGTCGATTATCCCGAGCCGCTGCGCGACGATACGATCGAGCAGGTGCTGGATTATGATTTCGTACGCGAGCGGATCGTCGCGCTTGCGGCCGAGCGGCGCTTCGCCTTGCAGGAGACGTTGTGCGAGACGGTGGCGGGGCTCTGCCTGGCGGATGCGCGGGTGCGGCGGGTAAAGGTTCGGACGATGAAGACGGACGTGTATCCTGATGCTCGGATCGGATGTGAAATCGTACGGGTAAGCGAACCATAA
- a CDS encoding SDR family oxidoreductase, whose protein sequence is MKGQAVLVTGGAKRLGAIIARRLAANGARVVLHYGSSKREANALAEEIGAAGVVQGDLADAHAIPDLFDRARGVAGMPIAGIVNSASAFDYDAPPDLDPNLLAKLYAIGHSAPVLLASALARQADLGDGAVVNLLDQKVANLNPDFFSYTGGKVALAGATGMLSQALGPRIRVNAVAPGITLPSGDQSDEEFRAVASENVLRRPVDPQDVAGAVAFLLGARGLHGQIVYVDGGQRLMPRDRDVMFERDRA, encoded by the coding sequence GTGAAGGGGCAGGCGGTGCTCGTCACGGGCGGGGCGAAGCGGCTGGGCGCGATCATCGCACGGCGGCTGGCGGCGAATGGTGCGCGTGTCGTGCTGCATTACGGTTCGTCCAAGCGCGAAGCGAATGCGCTGGCGGAGGAGATCGGCGCGGCGGGGGTGGTGCAGGGCGATCTGGCGGATGCACACGCGATACCCGACCTGTTCGATCGCGCACGTGGCGTTGCGGGAATGCCGATTGCCGGGATCGTCAACAGCGCTTCCGCGTTCGACTATGATGCCCCGCCCGATCTCGATCCCAACCTGCTCGCGAAGCTGTACGCGATCGGCCATTCGGCGCCCGTCCTGCTCGCCTCCGCCTTGGCGCGGCAGGCGGATCTGGGGGACGGGGCCGTCGTCAATCTGCTCGACCAGAAAGTGGCGAATTTGAACCCGGATTTCTTTTCCTACACCGGCGGCAAGGTCGCGCTGGCGGGGGCGACGGGGATGCTGTCGCAGGCGCTGGGGCCGCGCATCCGCGTCAATGCGGTCGCGCCGGGCATCACGCTGCCGAGCGGCGACCAGAGCGACGAGGAATTCCGTGCAGTCGCGTCCGAGAATGTGTTGCGGCGTCCGGTCGATCCGCAGGACGTGGCGGGCGCCGTCGCTTTCCTGCTCGGCGCGCGCGGGTTGCATGGGCAGATCGTATATGTCGATGGCGGACAGCGCCTAATGCCCCGCGACCGGGACGTGATGTTCGAGCGCGACCGTGCCTGA
- the folE gene encoding GTP cyclohydrolase I FolE has product MTDLGPDPEDGDIVRDPKKIPVPQEVQDAIRTLIRWSGDDPEREGLVDTPARVARAWKEYCSGYDDDPSHHLSRVFEEVGGYDELVLLRDIPFQSHCEHHMAPIIGKAHIAYLPRNHVVGISKLARVLNAFARRLQVQERLTAEVADCIWEGLKPHGVAVVIEASHACMTARGVRTPGVGMVTSRMMGVFREDERARKEVLALMHS; this is encoded by the coding sequence ATGACCGACCTGGGACCGGATCCGGAAGACGGCGATATTGTCCGCGATCCGAAAAAAATTCCCGTTCCGCAGGAGGTTCAGGATGCAATCCGGACGCTGATCCGCTGGTCCGGGGACGATCCCGAGCGCGAGGGGCTGGTCGATACGCCGGCCCGCGTCGCGCGGGCGTGGAAGGAGTATTGCAGCGGTTATGACGACGATCCGTCGCATCACCTGTCGCGCGTGTTCGAGGAAGTGGGCGGGTATGACGAACTCGTGCTGCTGCGCGATATTCCGTTCCAGTCGCATTGCGAGCATCACATGGCGCCGATCATCGGCAAGGCGCATATTGCCTATCTGCCGCGTAATCATGTCGTCGGCATATCCAAGCTGGCGCGCGTGCTGAACGCCTTCGCACGGCGATTGCAGGTGCAGGAACGGCTGACGGCGGAGGTCGCCGACTGTATCTGGGAAGGGCTGAAGCCGCACGGCGTGGCGGTGGTGATCGAGGCGAGCCACGCCTGCATGACGGCACGTGGCGTGCGGACGCCCGGCGTCGGCATGGTAACGAGCCGGATGATGGGCGTATTCCGCGAGGACGAGCGCGCCCGAAAGGAAGTGCTTGCGCTGATGCATTCGTGA